In Haemophilus parainfluenzae, one genomic interval encodes:
- a CDS encoding amino acid ABC transporter ATP-binding protein — protein sequence MALLEIKNLVKNYGDVEALKGINLSIEKGEVVVILGPSGCGKSTFLRCLNGLEEIKRGQILLQNAGELGKDIPWVKARQRIGMVFQSYELFAHLSVIDNILIGPLKVQKRDRAEAEKQADELLKRVGLYDRKNAYPRELSGGQKQRIAIVRSLCMNPEIILFDEVTAALDPEMVREVLDVILGLAKDGMTMLIVTHEMNFARQVANRIVFMDKGQIIEQAKPEDFFTNPTTDRAKTFLNILNYEPRGTNYEENI from the coding sequence AATTACGGTGATGTAGAAGCACTAAAAGGTATCAATCTTTCTATAGAAAAAGGCGAAGTTGTCGTTATTTTAGGTCCATCGGGTTGTGGTAAAAGTACTTTTTTACGCTGCCTAAATGGACTGGAGGAAATAAAGCGCGGTCAGATTTTGCTGCAAAATGCAGGCGAATTAGGTAAAGACATTCCTTGGGTTAAAGCGCGTCAACGCATTGGGATGGTATTCCAAAGTTATGAACTCTTTGCTCATTTATCAGTGATTGACAATATTTTAATCGGCCCTTTAAAAGTACAAAAACGCGATCGTGCAGAAGCTGAAAAACAAGCCGATGAGTTACTTAAACGTGTAGGCCTATATGATCGAAAAAATGCCTATCCACGTGAATTATCCGGTGGACAAAAACAGCGAATTGCCATTGTACGTTCACTTTGCATGAACCCTGAAATTATTCTGTTTGATGAAGTCACTGCTGCCCTTGACCCAGAAATGGTACGTGAAGTACTTGATGTAATTTTAGGTCTTGCCAAAGATGGCATGACGATGCTTATCGTTACCCATGAAATGAACTTTGCCCGTCAAGTGGCTAATCGCATCGTGTTTATGGATAAAGGGCAAATCATTGAACAGGCAAAACCAGAAGATTTCTTCACGAATCCAACCACGGATCGTGCGAAAACATTCTTAAATATCTTAAATTATGAACCGAGAGGGACAAACTATGAAGAAAACATTTAA
- a CDS encoding cysteine ABC transporter substrate-binding protein, which produces MKKTFKTLTALFATATLAFGLTACNDKEPAKDEAKTVSSLEQIQKDGKVRIGVFSDKPPFGYVDAQGKSQGFDVEIGKAIGKDLLGDENKVEFVLVDAANRAEYLLSKKVDIILANFTVTPARKEVVDFANPYMKVALGVVSKDGSVITDLEQLKGKTLIVDKGTTADIFFTKNYPDVKLLKFEQNTETFEALRDGRGDALSNDNTFLFAWAKQNPGYTVGVKNFGDQDVIAPAVRKDAPELLNWLNNEIQTLGKDGRLKQAYEKTLLPVYGDTVSESDIVVEYK; this is translated from the coding sequence ATGAAGAAAACATTTAAAACATTGACCGCACTTTTCGCTACTGCCACCTTAGCATTTGGCTTAACCGCGTGTAATGACAAAGAACCAGCTAAAGACGAGGCAAAAACAGTTTCAAGCCTTGAGCAAATACAAAAAGATGGCAAAGTACGCATTGGTGTATTTAGCGATAAACCACCATTTGGTTATGTGGATGCACAAGGCAAAAGCCAAGGCTTTGATGTTGAAATTGGTAAAGCGATCGGTAAAGATTTATTAGGTGATGAAAACAAAGTGGAATTTGTTTTAGTGGATGCCGCAAACCGTGCAGAATACTTACTTTCTAAGAAAGTTGATATTATTCTTGCCAACTTCACTGTAACACCAGCACGTAAAGAAGTGGTGGATTTTGCTAATCCATATATGAAAGTGGCACTCGGTGTCGTTTCGAAAGATGGCTCAGTGATTACGGATCTTGAACAATTAAAAGGCAAAACTTTAATTGTAGATAAAGGCACTACTGCTGATATTTTCTTCACCAAAAACTATCCAGATGTGAAGTTATTGAAATTCGAACAAAATACAGAAACCTTTGAAGCCTTACGTGATGGCCGTGGTGATGCATTATCTAATGACAATACCTTCTTATTCGCTTGGGCAAAACAAAATCCAGGTTATACCGTGGGCGTAAAAAACTTTGGTGATCAAGATGTTATTGCACCAGCTGTTCGCAAAGATGCACCTGAATTGTTAAATTGGTTAAATAACGAAATCCAAACTCTAGGCAAAGATGGGCGTTTAAAACAAGCTTACGAAAAAACCTTATTGCCAGTTTATGGTGATACCGTCAGCGAAAGCGATATCGTGGTTGAGTATAAATAA